Proteins encoded within one genomic window of Nonomuraea gerenzanensis:
- a CDS encoding SPFH domain-containing protein, producing the protein MSRPREALIQAGQGMVQAVAQGGDVRQAMGQAMGQMVDQAGQLAGQAPGFRLNPHDFAAARDGGVSVGTLIEAKSASLNEAGEIVNRSFAENGMHVISPVVIPKGSTAKVIVPLGILVVLGLIGALGNIVPNADVIFGPHYWIVLVLAAGFLWWRRSVVMVPEGCKALITQFGKLVHIADPGRVTLFNPWKRVSYIVNTTREYPFNAPISEAPTQQGVKASVDLFLQFRIENPAEFIFVLGSVSGFQSKLQNAISEVTRSLIYAQRAEEIYDLVGESTLGMLESLNQQFLPAVRLTDVNITHAEPSSQEYRMDLAAPEMVRVAKEAYTYEYELQLRKEQNEGDLVKELAGLQETLSAIQAEIAGYQARMDTALERATHQATAQARQRLVEAESTANANAALLEAQALDIRALSAAEAPEILDYRFQQDLLAKLESVATRLPQVVQVGEETDIDFLALAQQLVGGKGAVLFSAEDMAAIRGRLDEIAARVRDREDEIAALLTKAAADVEEPPQTPEPDQDLERTVERLLPGKEI; encoded by the coding sequence ATGTCACGACCCAGAGAGGCACTGATCCAGGCAGGACAGGGCATGGTCCAAGCGGTGGCCCAGGGGGGTGACGTACGACAGGCCATGGGGCAGGCCATGGGACAGATGGTCGACCAGGCTGGGCAACTGGCCGGCCAGGCTCCCGGCTTCAGGCTGAACCCGCACGACTTCGCGGCGGCCCGCGACGGCGGCGTCTCCGTCGGCACCCTCATCGAGGCGAAGTCCGCCTCGCTGAACGAGGCCGGCGAGATCGTCAACCGCAGCTTCGCCGAGAACGGCATGCACGTCATCTCGCCCGTGGTGATCCCCAAGGGCAGCACCGCCAAGGTGATCGTGCCGCTGGGCATCCTCGTGGTGCTCGGCCTCATCGGCGCGCTCGGCAACATCGTGCCCAACGCCGACGTGATCTTCGGTCCGCACTACTGGATCGTGCTGGTGCTGGCCGCCGGGTTCCTGTGGTGGCGGCGCAGCGTGGTGATGGTGCCCGAGGGCTGCAAGGCGCTCATCACCCAGTTCGGCAAGCTGGTGCACATCGCGGACCCGGGCCGGGTGACGCTGTTCAACCCGTGGAAGCGGGTCAGCTACATCGTCAACACCACCCGCGAGTACCCGTTCAACGCGCCGATCAGCGAAGCGCCCACCCAGCAGGGCGTCAAGGCCAGCGTGGACCTGTTCCTGCAGTTCAGGATCGAGAACCCGGCGGAGTTCATCTTCGTCCTCGGCTCGGTCAGCGGCTTCCAGTCCAAGCTGCAGAACGCCATCAGCGAGGTCACCCGCTCGCTCATCTACGCCCAGCGGGCCGAGGAGATCTACGACCTGGTCGGCGAGAGCACGCTCGGCATGCTGGAGAGCCTCAACCAGCAGTTCCTGCCCGCCGTGCGGCTCACCGACGTCAACATCACCCACGCCGAGCCGTCCAGCCAGGAATACCGCATGGACCTGGCCGCCCCCGAGATGGTCAGGGTCGCCAAGGAGGCCTACACCTACGAGTACGAGCTGCAACTGCGCAAGGAGCAGAACGAGGGCGACCTGGTCAAGGAGCTGGCGGGGCTGCAGGAGACGCTGAGCGCCATCCAGGCCGAGATCGCCGGCTACCAGGCCCGCATGGACACCGCCCTCGAACGCGCCACCCACCAGGCCACCGCGCAGGCCAGGCAGCGCCTGGTCGAGGCCGAGTCCACGGCCAACGCCAACGCCGCCCTGCTGGAGGCGCAGGCGCTGGACATCAGGGCGCTGTCCGCCGCCGAGGCGCCCGAGATCCTCGACTACCGCTTCCAGCAGGACCTGCTGGCCAAGCTGGAGTCCGTCGCCACCAGGCTGCCGCAGGTGGTGCAGGTGGGCGAGGAGACCGACATCGACTTCCTGGCCCTGGCCCAGCAGCTCGTGGGCGGCAAGGGCGCGGTGCTGTTCTCCGCCGAGGACATGGCCGCCATCCGCGGCAGGCTCGACGAGATCGCCGCCCGCGTGCGCGACCGGGAGGACGAGATCGCCGCGTTGCTCACGAAGGCCGCCGCCGACGTGGAAGAGCCGCCGCAGACGCCCGAGCCCGACCAGGATCTGGAACGCACGGTGGAGCGCCTGCTGCCAGGGAAGGAGATCTGA
- a CDS encoding ABC transporter ATP-binding protein yields MGAVKELAGGVDLGKDAAAVEVAGLRMAYGDKEVLRDVGFTIRPGEVIALLGPNGAGKTTTIEILEGFRKPSGGHVRVLGVEPARGDERWRARLGVVLQSWRDHGRWRVQQLLHHLSRYYEPYADRDRPPFDTTELIEAVGLTEQAGQRIRQLSGGQRRRLDVAIGIVGRPEVLFLDEPTAGFDPQARRDFHDLVHRLSDLDDTTILLTTHDLDEAEKLADRILILSGGRIVADGSPDSLTREYSRDAQVRWSRDGEHFVHATHDATGFVRELFEQYGTAIGDLEVRRASLEDTYMTIVKREEA; encoded by the coding sequence ATGGGCGCGGTGAAAGAGCTCGCAGGCGGGGTCGACCTGGGCAAGGACGCCGCCGCCGTCGAGGTCGCCGGGCTGCGGATGGCGTACGGCGACAAGGAGGTCCTGCGGGACGTCGGCTTCACGATCAGGCCGGGCGAGGTGATCGCCCTGCTGGGGCCCAACGGCGCGGGCAAGACGACGACGATCGAGATCCTGGAGGGCTTCAGGAAGCCGTCCGGAGGGCACGTACGGGTGCTGGGGGTCGAGCCCGCCCGCGGCGACGAGCGCTGGCGCGCCAGGCTCGGCGTCGTGCTGCAGTCGTGGCGCGACCACGGCCGCTGGCGGGTGCAGCAGCTCCTGCACCACCTCAGCCGCTACTACGAGCCGTACGCCGACCGGGACCGGCCGCCGTTCGACACCACCGAGCTGATCGAGGCCGTCGGGCTCACCGAGCAGGCCGGGCAGCGCATCAGGCAGCTCTCGGGCGGCCAGCGGCGCCGGCTGGACGTCGCCATCGGCATCGTCGGCCGGCCCGAGGTGCTCTTCCTCGACGAGCCGACCGCCGGGTTCGACCCACAGGCCAGGCGCGACTTCCACGACCTGGTGCACCGCCTGTCGGACCTGGACGACACCACGATCCTGCTCACCACGCACGACCTCGACGAGGCCGAGAAGCTCGCCGACCGCATCCTCATCCTGTCCGGCGGCCGGATCGTCGCCGACGGCAGCCCCGACAGCCTCACCCGCGAGTACTCCCGCGACGCCCAGGTGCGCTGGAGCCGCGACGGCGAGCACTTCGTGCACGCCACCCACGACGCCACGGGGTTCGTGCGCGAGCTGTTCGAGCAGTACGGCACCGCGATCGGCGACCTGGAGGTGCGCCGGGCCTCGCTGGAGGACACCTACATGACCATCGTCAAGCGGGAGGAAGCGTGA
- a CDS encoding ABC transporter permease translates to MNPVLHAVRLGLSRGWIEFRQQLTSAQDMGFTVVSTVALIVVLYFQRDATLPGTELSLAAATLPGLVALMVPINALMGAVGALSVEREDGTLLRAKAMPQGMIGYLVGRIVMLSISAVGAAALMLVAGLFFVPQLLGIGLGGWLTIAWVGLLGLLSSLTIGAIIGSLARTPQGGAGLSMLAVSGLTAISGIFYPISALAGWLQVLAQGFPLYWLGLGMRSALLPDAAAAAEIGGSWRPVETTLVLLAWAVAGLLLAPPILRRMARRESGSAMEERRHRAMQRVT, encoded by the coding sequence GTGAACCCCGTGCTGCACGCGGTCCGCCTCGGGCTCTCCCGCGGCTGGATCGAGTTCAGGCAGCAGCTCACCAGCGCGCAGGACATGGGCTTCACCGTGGTGAGCACCGTGGCCCTCATCGTCGTGCTCTACTTCCAGCGCGACGCGACGCTGCCCGGCACCGAGCTGTCCCTGGCGGCCGCCACGCTGCCCGGCCTGGTGGCCCTGATGGTGCCGATCAACGCGCTCATGGGCGCGGTGGGCGCCCTGTCCGTCGAGCGGGAGGACGGCACCCTGCTGCGGGCCAAGGCCATGCCGCAGGGCATGATCGGCTATCTCGTCGGCCGGATCGTCATGTTGTCGATCAGCGCCGTCGGCGCCGCGGCGCTGATGCTCGTCGCCGGCCTGTTCTTCGTGCCCCAACTGCTCGGGATCGGCCTGGGCGGCTGGCTCACCATCGCCTGGGTCGGGCTGCTGGGGCTGCTGTCGTCGCTCACGATCGGCGCGATCATCGGCTCCCTGGCCCGCACCCCGCAGGGCGGGGCCGGGCTGTCCATGCTCGCCGTCAGCGGGCTCACCGCGATCTCGGGCATCTTCTACCCGATCTCGGCGCTGGCCGGCTGGCTGCAGGTCCTCGCCCAGGGCTTCCCCCTCTACTGGCTCGGCCTGGGCATGCGCTCGGCGCTGCTGCCCGACGCGGCCGCCGCCGCGGAGATCGGCGGCTCGTGGCGGCCGGTGGAGACCACTCTGGTGCTGCTCGCCTGGGCCGTGGCGGGGCTGCTGCTGGCGCCTCCGATCCTGCGCAGGATGGCCAGGCGCGAGTCCGGCTCGGCGATGGAAGAGCGCCGTCACCGGGCGATGCAGCGGGTGACCTGA
- a CDS encoding helix-turn-helix transcriptional regulator, which translates to MSENVYNRIALLRAERNVTRRQLSDALGVHYQTIGYLERGEYSPSLYLALRIAEYFEVPVEVVFSTTPFPRIGERTA; encoded by the coding sequence ATGAGCGAGAACGTCTACAACCGCATCGCGCTGCTGCGCGCAGAGCGGAACGTGACCCGCAGGCAACTCTCCGACGCCCTGGGGGTGCACTATCAGACCATCGGGTACCTCGAACGCGGCGAATACAGCCCCAGCCTCTACCTGGCGCTGCGCATCGCCGAGTACTTCGAGGTGCCCGTCGAGGTCGTCTTCTCCACCACGCCCTTCCCCCGGATCGGGGAGCGCACGGCCTGA
- the uvrB gene encoding excinuclease ABC subunit UvrB: protein MRPVTDLQRKVAPFEVVTEMTPSGDQPTAIAELERRVKAGEKDSVLLGATGTGKTATIAWLIERLQRPALVMQPNKTLAAQFANELREMLPNNAVEYFVSYYDYYQPEAYVPQSDTYIEKDSSINDEVERLRHSATNSLLTRRDTIVVASVSCIYGLGTPQEYVDRMARLRVGMETDRDQLLRRLVDMQYTRNDLAFTRGTFRVRGDTIEIIPKYEELAVRIEMFGDEIEKLATMHPLTGEVITEDEELYIFPASHYVAGEQRMAAAVAGIEAELADRLAELERQGKLLEAQRLRMRTTYDIEMMRQVGTCSGIENYSRHMDGREAGSAPNTLLDYFPEDFLLVLDESHQTVPQIGAMYEGDASRKRTLVEHGFRLPSALDNRPLKWEEFLERIGQTVYLSATPGPYELGRVKGDVVEQVIRPTGLVDPEIVVKPTKGQIDDLVHEIRERAERDERVLVTTLTKKMSEDLTDYLLELGIRVRYLHSEVDTLRRIELLRELRVGEFDVLVGINLLREGLDLPEVSLVSILDADKEGFLRSETSLIQTIGRAARNVSGQVHMYADKVTPSMERAIDETNRRRAKQIAYNEANGIDPQPLRKKIADILDSLSREDADTQQLMGGGRQQSRGKAPVPGFAARQAGQHAKAIAGEMPRAQMESLIESLTEQMHQSAADLQFEVAARLRDEIKELKRELRDMREAGVQ, encoded by the coding sequence ATGCGACCGGTCACTGATTTGCAGCGGAAGGTGGCGCCCTTCGAGGTCGTCACCGAGATGACTCCATCCGGCGACCAGCCGACGGCCATCGCCGAGCTGGAGCGCCGCGTCAAGGCCGGGGAGAAGGACAGCGTCCTGCTGGGCGCCACCGGCACCGGCAAGACGGCCACGATCGCCTGGCTGATCGAGCGGCTGCAGCGGCCCGCCCTGGTCATGCAGCCCAACAAGACGCTCGCCGCCCAGTTCGCCAACGAGCTGCGCGAGATGCTGCCCAACAACGCGGTCGAGTACTTCGTCTCGTACTACGACTACTACCAGCCCGAGGCGTACGTCCCGCAGAGCGACACCTACATCGAGAAGGACTCCTCGATCAACGACGAGGTCGAGCGGCTGCGCCACTCGGCCACCAACTCGCTGCTCACCCGCCGCGACACCATCGTGGTCGCCTCGGTGTCGTGCATCTACGGCCTGGGCACCCCGCAGGAGTACGTCGACCGCATGGCCCGGCTGCGCGTCGGCATGGAGACCGACCGCGACCAGCTCCTGCGCCGCCTCGTCGACATGCAGTACACCCGCAACGACCTGGCCTTCACCCGCGGCACGTTCCGGGTGCGCGGCGACACGATCGAGATCATCCCCAAGTACGAAGAGCTCGCTGTGCGCATCGAGATGTTCGGCGACGAGATCGAGAAGCTCGCGACCATGCATCCGCTGACCGGCGAGGTCATCACCGAGGACGAGGAGCTCTACATCTTCCCCGCCTCCCACTACGTCGCCGGCGAGCAGCGCATGGCCGCCGCCGTGGCCGGCATCGAGGCCGAGCTGGCCGACCGGCTGGCGGAGCTGGAGCGGCAGGGCAAGCTGCTGGAGGCGCAGCGGCTGCGGATGCGCACCACCTACGACATCGAGATGATGCGGCAGGTGGGCACCTGCTCCGGCATCGAGAACTACTCGCGGCACATGGACGGCCGCGAGGCCGGCAGCGCGCCCAACACGCTGCTCGACTACTTCCCCGAGGACTTCCTGCTCGTCCTCGACGAGTCGCACCAGACCGTGCCGCAGATCGGCGCCATGTACGAGGGCGACGCCTCCCGCAAGCGCACGCTGGTCGAGCACGGCTTCCGGCTGCCGTCGGCGCTCGACAACCGGCCGCTGAAGTGGGAGGAGTTCCTGGAGCGCATCGGGCAGACGGTCTACCTGTCGGCCACGCCCGGGCCGTACGAGCTGGGGCGGGTCAAGGGCGACGTGGTGGAGCAGGTCATCCGCCCGACCGGCCTGGTCGACCCCGAGATCGTGGTCAAGCCCACCAAGGGCCAGATCGACGACCTGGTGCACGAGATCCGCGAGCGGGCCGAGCGTGACGAGCGCGTCCTGGTCACCACGCTCACCAAGAAGATGTCGGAAGACCTCACCGACTACCTCCTGGAGCTCGGCATCCGGGTCCGCTACCTGCACAGCGAGGTCGACACGCTGCGCCGCATCGAGCTGCTGCGCGAGCTGCGAGTCGGCGAGTTCGACGTGCTCGTCGGCATCAACCTGCTGCGCGAGGGCCTCGACCTGCCCGAGGTGTCGCTGGTGTCCATCCTCGACGCCGACAAGGAGGGCTTCCTGCGCTCGGAGACCTCGCTGATCCAGACCATCGGCCGCGCCGCCCGTAACGTCTCGGGCCAGGTGCACATGTACGCCGACAAGGTCACGCCGTCGATGGAGCGGGCGATCGACGAGACCAACCGGCGCCGGGCCAAGCAGATCGCCTACAACGAGGCCAACGGCATCGACCCGCAGCCGCTGCGCAAGAAGATCGCCGACATCCTCGACTCGCTGTCCCGCGAGGACGCCGACACCCAGCAGCTCATGGGCGGCGGCCGGCAGCAGTCGCGCGGCAAGGCCCCCGTGCCCGGCTTCGCCGCCCGGCAGGCGGGCCAGCACGCCAAGGCCATCGCCGGTGAGATGCCTCGGGCCCAGATGGAGTCCCTCATCGAGTCGCTCACCGAGCAGATGCACCAGTCGGCGGCCGACCTGCAGTTCGAGGTGGCGGCCCGGCTGCGCGACGAGATCAAGGAGCTCAAGCGCGAGCTGCGTGACATGCGCGAGGCCGGAGTTCAATAG
- a CDS encoding PepSY domain-containing protein: MNKTIIGALVGASVLAGGCGAVVREVERLAVRSSPSIGTPTSASSPTGSPGAGDLKQAAQAALGAVPGSTLVSIETEENGSLWEVQVVGKDGTEHQLDVESGKVVAGPTTEQEDADDKAKHRARVSAAKLDYAQAADKIVAAVPEGRVTELNLDTEQGKTVWEADVIGADGVKHEVAVDAATGAVTRNNAATS, translated from the coding sequence ATGAACAAGACGATCATTGGGGCCCTGGTCGGTGCGTCGGTGCTCGCGGGGGGCTGCGGCGCCGTCGTGCGCGAGGTGGAGCGGCTGGCCGTCCGCTCCTCGCCGTCCATCGGCACCCCCACGTCCGCGTCCTCGCCGACCGGCTCGCCGGGGGCGGGCGACCTCAAGCAGGCCGCCCAGGCGGCGCTCGGCGCGGTGCCCGGCTCCACCCTCGTCTCCATCGAGACCGAGGAGAACGGCAGCCTGTGGGAGGTGCAGGTCGTCGGCAAGGACGGCACCGAGCACCAGCTCGACGTGGAGTCCGGCAAGGTCGTCGCGGGGCCCACCACCGAGCAGGAGGACGCCGACGACAAGGCCAAGCACCGAGCCCGGGTGTCGGCGGCCAAACTCGACTACGCCCAGGCGGCCGACAAGATCGTCGCCGCGGTGCCCGAAGGGCGGGTCACGGAGCTGAACCTGGACACGGAGCAGGGCAAGACCGTGTGGGAGGCGGATGTGATCGGGGCGGACGGGGTCAAGCACGAGGTGGCGGTGGACGCGGCCACGGGCGCGGTCACCAGGAACAACGCCGCCACGTCCTGA
- a CDS encoding alpha/beta fold hydrolase, with product MHDAIVHHSGARMRWVELPGEEPARVYVHGLGATSAPYYAEVAAHPLLPRHRSLLIDLLGFGISDRPREFSYTLEEHAETLAEGLRKAGVAGASVIAHSMGGAVATVLAARHPELVARLVLVDANLDPYPPTPVPPGSSGIAAFGEEEFLAGGWRQVRDRVGPHWWSTMRLADLRALHRTAVSLARGTEPAVRELLAGLSISRAFLYPEGAEPAGVAGLREAGVRVLEVPESGHNIMLDNPEAFARTLTALLP from the coding sequence ATGCACGATGCCATCGTCCATCACAGCGGCGCTCGCATGCGCTGGGTGGAGTTGCCAGGCGAGGAGCCGGCGCGTGTCTACGTCCACGGACTCGGCGCCACCTCGGCCCCCTACTACGCGGAGGTCGCGGCCCATCCCCTGCTGCCCCGCCACCGGTCCCTGCTGATCGACCTGCTCGGGTTCGGGATCAGCGACCGGCCGCGGGAGTTCTCGTACACGCTGGAGGAGCACGCGGAAACACTGGCGGAGGGGCTGCGCAAAGCCGGGGTGGCGGGGGCCTCGGTGATCGCGCACAGCATGGGCGGGGCGGTGGCCACGGTCCTGGCCGCGCGCCATCCGGAGCTGGTCGCGCGGCTGGTGCTGGTCGACGCCAACCTCGACCCCTACCCGCCTACGCCGGTCCCGCCCGGGAGCAGCGGCATCGCGGCGTTCGGGGAGGAGGAGTTCCTGGCGGGAGGGTGGAGGCAGGTGCGGGATCGGGTGGGGCCGCACTGGTGGTCCACGATGCGCCTCGCCGACCTGCGCGCACTGCACCGCACCGCGGTCAGCCTGGCCAGGGGGACGGAACCGGCCGTGCGCGAGTTGCTGGCCGGGCTGTCGATCTCGCGCGCCTTCCTGTACCCGGAGGGGGCCGAGCCCGCCGGGGTCGCGGGGTTGCGGGAGGCCGGGGTGCGGGTGCTGGAGGTGCCGGAATCCGGGCACAACATCATGCTCGACAACCCCGAGGCCTTCGCCCGCACCCTCACAGCCCTGCTCCCCTGA
- a CDS encoding PadR family transcriptional regulator → MLELAILGFLRDRPLHGYDLRRRVAALMGHVRPVADGTLYPAIKRMAAAGWLVRKDEPGVAAAPRRTLYLTPEGRAELEHRLRDPDELDISDENRWFALLAFLRHLDEPKEQAAVLRRRLAFLEEPTSFFYDGDRPMGAEEFADPFRQGLLTIAHATSQAELAWLHHTIATLESVTG, encoded by the coding sequence ATGCTGGAGCTGGCCATACTCGGGTTTCTCAGAGATCGGCCCCTACACGGTTACGACCTGCGCCGCAGGGTGGCGGCGCTGATGGGGCACGTACGCCCGGTGGCCGACGGCACGCTCTACCCGGCGATCAAGCGGATGGCCGCGGCCGGCTGGCTCGTCAGGAAGGACGAGCCGGGGGTCGCCGCCGCACCCCGCCGCACCCTCTACCTGACGCCCGAGGGCCGCGCAGAGCTGGAACACCGGCTGCGCGACCCGGACGAGCTCGACATCAGCGACGAGAACCGCTGGTTCGCGCTGCTCGCCTTCCTCCGGCACCTGGACGAGCCCAAGGAGCAGGCGGCGGTGCTGCGCAGGCGGCTGGCGTTCCTGGAGGAGCCGACGAGCTTCTTCTACGACGGGGACAGGCCGATGGGCGCCGAGGAGTTCGCCGACCCGTTCCGTCAGGGCCTGCTCACCATCGCCCACGCCACCAGCCAGGCCGAGCTGGCCTGGCTGCACCACACCATCGCGACCCTCGAATCGGTCACCGGCTGA
- a CDS encoding serine protein kinase RIO: MPKHSQHRRRGRNALDADDLEWLDNAPEALDGPPEGDRWSTWDQSTPTEKGPRPHPDWLVTELAAVDTEHGILKTGKEADVHLISRGVPGTDRVCLLAAKRYRSSEHRLFHRDSGYLEGRRTRDDRMNRAMASRTAFGKQAIAAQWAVAEFSALCRLWELGVPVPYPVQIVGTEILQEFVGTADGYAAPRLAQVAEGLDGLWEQLVAAMVTLAREGLAHGDLSPYNLLVHEGRLVVIDLPQIVDVIAHPAGPSFLDRDARNVATWFAAKGVAAADPDDLAALLRKEAGLSR; the protein is encoded by the coding sequence GTGCCGAAGCACTCGCAACACCGCCGCCGTGGCAGGAACGCCCTCGACGCCGACGACCTCGAATGGCTCGACAACGCCCCCGAGGCGCTCGACGGCCCGCCTGAGGGCGACCGCTGGTCCACCTGGGACCAGAGCACCCCGACCGAGAAGGGCCCCCGCCCTCACCCTGACTGGCTGGTCACCGAGCTGGCCGCCGTCGACACCGAGCACGGCATACTCAAGACCGGCAAGGAAGCCGACGTCCACCTGATCTCGCGTGGCGTGCCCGGCACCGACCGGGTGTGCCTGCTGGCCGCCAAGCGGTACCGCTCGTCCGAGCACCGCCTGTTCCACCGCGACTCGGGCTACCTGGAGGGCCGCAGGACGCGCGACGACCGCATGAACCGGGCCATGGCCAGCCGCACCGCCTTCGGCAAGCAGGCCATCGCCGCGCAGTGGGCGGTGGCCGAGTTCTCGGCGCTGTGCCGGCTGTGGGAGCTGGGGGTGCCGGTGCCGTACCCGGTGCAGATCGTCGGGACGGAGATCCTTCAGGAGTTCGTCGGGACGGCCGACGGGTACGCGGCGCCGCGGCTGGCGCAGGTGGCCGAGGGGCTCGACGGGTTGTGGGAGCAGCTCGTGGCGGCCATGGTGACGCTGGCCAGGGAGGGGCTCGCGCACGGTGACCTGTCCCCGTACAACCTGCTGGTACATGAGGGCAGGCTGGTGGTGATCGACCTGCCGCAGATCGTGGACGTGATCGCGCATCCGGCCGGGCCGTCGTTCCTCGACCGCGACGCCCGGAACGTGGCGACGTGGTTCGCCGCCAAGGGCGTGGCCGCCGCCGACCCGGACGACCTGGCCGCCCTGCTCCGCAAGGAGGCTGGGCTCAGCCGGTGA
- a CDS encoding Uma2 family endonuclease, which produces MSMALPEWFYPGPPGGWTADMLDHLPPDAPRHVELIDESLIMRSPQTGFHMLMLRLLERSLRPPEEFLVAREMTVTLGLRQRPEPDILIVRRSAFTAKTTSFKPEDVHLAVEVVSDESRERDRTTKPIKYSDAGIRHFWRVEQEDALPVVYTFELEPSVRAYVPTGIHRKRLRTSIGFDVDIDLDLEAAAR; this is translated from the coding sequence ATGAGCATGGCCCTTCCCGAGTGGTTCTACCCCGGGCCTCCCGGTGGGTGGACCGCCGACATGCTCGATCACCTTCCCCCTGACGCGCCCCGGCACGTCGAGCTGATCGATGAGTCCCTCATCATGAGGTCGCCGCAGACCGGCTTCCATATGCTCATGCTTCGCCTGCTGGAGCGGTCGCTCCGCCCGCCCGAGGAGTTCCTGGTGGCCCGGGAGATGACGGTGACGCTGGGCCTGCGGCAGCGGCCGGAGCCCGACATCCTCATCGTCAGGCGCTCCGCCTTCACCGCGAAGACCACCTCGTTCAAACCCGAGGATGTCCACTTGGCCGTCGAGGTCGTCTCGGACGAGTCCAGAGAGCGCGACCGCACCACCAAGCCCATCAAGTACTCGGACGCCGGCATCAGGCACTTCTGGCGCGTGGAGCAAGAGGATGCGCTGCCCGTGGTCTACACGTTCGAGCTCGAACCCTCGGTCAGGGCATATGTCCCCACTGGCATCCACCGCAAGCGCCTGCGTACCAGCATCGGCTTCGACGTGGACATCGACCTCGACCTGGAGGCAGCCGCGCGCTGA
- a CDS encoding glucose 1-dehydrogenase, protein MTSEPPLERAYRVLDGKVVIITGGARGMGAATARRCVAAGASVVLTDVLVEEGTATAKELDARFIQHDVTSQDAWAAVVAETLEAYGRVDGLVNNAGIATMLTIEQQPLEEFQNVLQVNLVGTFLGLKAVVGPMREQGGGAIVNLSSVAGLFALPLTGGYGASKWGVRGLTKIAALEFGRDRIRVNSVHPGMIVTPMTQGLGAVSGEGTFGLAPAGRWGEPQEVAEAITFLLSDAASYITGAELAIDGGWTAGEGSLLPPPKAPEV, encoded by the coding sequence ATGACTTCCGAACCACCCCTAGAGAGGGCATACAGGGTGCTTGACGGCAAGGTTGTGATCATCACTGGCGGCGCCCGCGGCATGGGGGCGGCCACCGCCCGGCGCTGCGTCGCGGCAGGCGCTTCCGTCGTGCTCACCGACGTGCTGGTGGAGGAGGGTACGGCGACTGCCAAGGAACTGGACGCCCGCTTCATCCAGCACGACGTGACCAGCCAGGACGCCTGGGCGGCCGTCGTCGCCGAGACCCTGGAGGCGTACGGACGGGTGGACGGCCTGGTGAACAACGCCGGCATCGCCACCATGCTGACGATCGAGCAGCAGCCGCTGGAGGAGTTCCAGAACGTCCTCCAGGTGAACCTGGTCGGCACCTTCCTGGGGCTGAAGGCCGTGGTCGGGCCGATGCGGGAGCAGGGCGGCGGCGCCATCGTGAATCTGTCGTCCGTCGCGGGCCTGTTCGCCCTTCCCCTGACGGGCGGGTACGGCGCCTCCAAATGGGGCGTGCGCGGGCTGACGAAGATCGCGGCGCTGGAGTTCGGCCGGGACCGGATCCGGGTCAACTCCGTGCATCCCGGGATGATCGTGACCCCGATGACGCAGGGGCTCGGAGCGGTGTCGGGGGAGGGCACATTCGGGCTCGCGCCCGCCGGGCGCTGGGGGGAGCCGCAGGAGGTGGCGGAGGCGATCACATTCCTGCTGTCCGACGCGGCCTCGTACATCACCGGTGCCGAGCTGGCCATCGACGGCGGCTGGACCGCAGGGGAGGGCTCGCTGCTGCCCCCGCCCAAGGCGCCGGAGGTCTAG
- a CDS encoding alpha/beta fold hydrolase, whose translation MPYAEVERGVRLFYTDDGVAGSPPLLLVHGWGTDSHQWSWHIDALSSAHRVLAVDLRGHGYSSVPETGNTPRAMAGDLDVLLDRLAIPQVVAVGHSMGGQVVSILAVEHPERVRALVTLDPGYGMSAEIARGFPRMIAGLKGERPHEAAERIDEWCTNAATPAVIRRWHKRRLYGMPPHVLVQAFEAMFTGPGAIGVRPASDEYLARRRCPVLSIWADAGRASWEAGLLKDPASVVLSWEGASHRLHEERPDDFVNAVDGWLSRL comes from the coding sequence ATGCCGTACGCGGAGGTCGAGCGGGGGGTGCGGCTCTTCTACACCGACGACGGCGTGGCGGGCTCGCCGCCGTTGCTGCTGGTCCACGGCTGGGGGACGGACTCGCACCAGTGGTCGTGGCACATCGACGCGCTCTCCTCCGCGCACCGCGTGCTCGCCGTGGACCTGCGCGGCCACGGCTACTCCTCGGTCCCGGAGACCGGCAACACGCCGCGCGCGATGGCCGGTGACCTGGACGTCCTGCTCGACCGGCTGGCGATCCCCCAGGTGGTCGCCGTCGGGCACTCCATGGGCGGCCAGGTGGTCTCCATCCTGGCCGTCGAGCATCCGGAACGAGTGCGGGCGCTGGTCACCCTCGACCCCGGCTACGGCATGTCCGCCGAGATCGCCCGCGGCTTCCCCCGCATGATCGCGGGGCTGAAGGGCGAGCGGCCGCACGAGGCGGCCGAGCGCATCGACGAGTGGTGCACGAACGCGGCCACTCCCGCCGTCATCAGGCGCTGGCACAAGCGGCGGTTGTACGGCATGCCGCCGCACGTGCTCGTGCAGGCGTTCGAGGCCATGTTCACCGGCCCGGGGGCCATCGGGGTGCGGCCGGCCAGCGACGAGTACCTGGCCCGGAGGCGGTGCCCGGTGTTGTCGATCTGGGCCGATGCCGGGCGGGCTAGCTGGGAGGCGGGGCTGCTCAAGGATCCCGCGTCGGTGGTGCTGTCGTGGGAGGGCGCCAGCCACCGGCTGCACGAGGAGCGCCCCGACGACTTCGTCAACGCCGTGGACGGCTGGTTGAGCCGCCTGTGA